A window of the Synergistaceae bacterium genome harbors these coding sequences:
- the pstA gene encoding phosphate ABC transporter permease PstA, whose amino-acid sequence MKNKKLSELFMALITHGAALVTLGVLSFLVIFIFVKGVPHLTPSLFSPSYNSKNVSLTPALVSTVLMTPMALVITTPLGVFAAIYLTEYAKRGSRWVTLVRVTTEALSGIPSIVYGLFGSLFFVLFMGWGYSVLAGVFTLSIMILPLIMRSSEEALKSVPDAYREGAFGLGAGKLRTVFKIVLPSAMPGILAGVILSTGRIVGETAALIYTAGTVAQIPSNPMQSARTLSVHMYALSTEGLHTNESYATAVVLLVVVILINMASAKISRRIGNQE is encoded by the coding sequence ATGAAAAATAAAAAATTATCGGAGCTGTTCATGGCGTTAATCACCCACGGGGCTGCTCTGGTGACCTTGGGCGTTTTGTCGTTTCTCGTGATTTTCATTTTCGTCAAGGGTGTTCCTCATCTCACGCCGTCTCTTTTTTCCCCGTCCTATAACAGCAAGAACGTTTCTCTGACTCCGGCCCTGGTCTCCACCGTCTTGATGACCCCTATGGCCCTCGTTATCACGACTCCTCTGGGGGTCTTCGCGGCGATTTACCTGACGGAGTACGCCAAGCGAGGGAGCCGGTGGGTAACCTTGGTGCGGGTGACCACAGAGGCGTTGTCCGGTATTCCGTCCATCGTGTACGGGCTTTTCGGCAGCTTGTTTTTCGTTCTGTTCATGGGCTGGGGTTACTCCGTGTTGGCCGGGGTATTTACCCTGTCCATCATGATCCTGCCCCTCATCATGCGGTCCAGCGAAGAGGCACTGAAATCCGTTCCCGACGCCTACCGTGAAGGAGCCTTCGGGCTAGGCGCGGGGAAGCTGCGCACGGTCTTCAAAATCGTGCTGCCCTCCGCTATGCCTGGAATCCTGGCAGGCGTAATCCTGTCCACCGGCCGTATCGTGGGCGAGACCGCTGCCTTGATCTACACGGCCGGCACCGTGGCCCAGATTCCCAGCAACCCCATGCAATCGGCTCGGACCTTGTCGGTTCATATGTACGCCCTGTCCACCGAGGGACTTCACACGAACGAGAGCTACGCCACCGCGGTGGTGCTACTGGTCGTAGTGATCCTCATCAATATGGCGTCGGCGAAAATCTCGCGACGGATTGGAAACCAAGAATGA